Proteins encoded by one window of Bauldia sp.:
- a CDS encoding phage protease, with translation MTTGTAIAICSGQQLPAGPPDWIQLTPVGQITTVDGRGPYNLVSPARVASESLAATDRLLIDENHATDLAASKGASAPARGWIVALEPRADGIWGRVEWTISGAKLLADRAYRFISPVIAVTADGTIERVLRASLTNVPNIRGMAALNHLLAGADETPPLSDFERQLARRLGIPEAAFAVALAAGRANGSTNP, from the coding sequence GTGACGACAGGAACGGCGATAGCAATTTGTTCTGGGCAGCAGTTGCCGGCCGGGCCGCCGGATTGGATACAGCTCACGCCTGTCGGGCAGATTACAACGGTTGATGGGCGTGGCCCATACAACCTCGTTTCGCCGGCGAGGGTCGCGAGTGAGAGTCTCGCCGCGACTGATCGCCTTCTTATTGACGAAAACCACGCCACCGACCTTGCAGCATCTAAGGGAGCGTCGGCGCCGGCTCGTGGTTGGATCGTCGCGCTTGAACCGCGCGCTGACGGAATATGGGGTCGGGTAGAATGGACAATCAGCGGCGCCAAGTTGCTAGCCGACCGTGCCTACCGCTTTATCTCGCCTGTCATAGCCGTCACGGCAGATGGCACGATCGAGCGAGTGTTGCGAGCCTCGCTAACTAACGTTCCAAACATTAGGGGGATGGCAGCTCTGAATCACCTGCTGGCCGGCGCTGATGAGACGCCGCCGCTTTCCGACTTTGAGCGACAGCTAGCGCGGCGCCTCGGCATACCTGAGGCCGCCTTTGCGGTGGCGCTTGCGGCCGGTCGGGCGAACGGCAGCACGAACCCCTGA
- a CDS encoding DUF4386 family protein: MADTSASPGTVRWLGVAFIVFAIAFNLPFSYLGANFNYPAILREPVGTILTAFTAGGTGLVLAWFGFMVAALVLAPVAVGIAKVTQRVGNAAYAVAGLGIAAGLAQAIGLSRWIYAAPGLAAEWNAAADPAAKAAVEQLFTTLHQFAGVGVGEAIGQSLTAFWVIGVALAQSSHPRFGAAVASLGIITGIILILGLAEGLATAIPFSVGILGLAALVGFVLLSLWLVWTGILCILRPATA; the protein is encoded by the coding sequence ATGGCTGATACTTCGGCGAGCCCGGGCACCGTGCGGTGGCTCGGGGTGGCGTTCATTGTGTTCGCGATCGCGTTCAATCTGCCGTTCTCCTACCTCGGCGCGAACTTCAACTATCCGGCGATCCTCCGGGAGCCGGTCGGGACGATCCTGACGGCGTTTACGGCGGGCGGGACGGGGCTGGTCCTCGCGTGGTTCGGGTTCATGGTGGCGGCGCTGGTGCTGGCGCCGGTCGCAGTCGGAATTGCCAAGGTTACGCAACGGGTTGGCAATGCGGCCTATGCCGTGGCGGGGCTCGGGATCGCGGCGGGATTGGCGCAGGCGATCGGGCTGTCGCGTTGGATTTATGCGGCGCCGGGACTGGCGGCCGAGTGGAATGCGGCGGCCGATCCCGCGGCAAAAGCTGCGGTGGAACAACTGTTCACGACGCTGCACCAGTTTGCCGGCGTGGGCGTCGGCGAGGCGATCGGGCAGTCGCTGACGGCGTTCTGGGTTATCGGCGTGGCGCTCGCACAATCGAGCCATCCGCGGTTCGGGGCGGCGGTCGCAAGCCTCGGAATTATCACGGGAATCATCCTGATCCTCGGTCTGGCCGAGGGGCTGGCGACGGCGATCCCGTTCAGCGTCGGGATACTCGGATTGGCCGCGCTGGTCGGGTTCGTGCTGCTGTCGCTGTGGCTGGTCTGGACGGGGATACTCTGCATCCTGCGGCCAGCGACTGCCTAG
- a CDS encoding CFI-box-CTERM domain-containing protein has protein sequence MLHTTRRRFLAMLSLTVAGVPLAARAQFATHTTEMPPPEGITGDPSAPVVRDYGNWHVVSIANVSNATLLPAATRVASGSRDGIRGSADLKLEYFSGNSSYAGKLSIGQNGSLLGGSETRVVIDGREVDAFTTAGSEDRDLATYFGENLAGLTTASNLKVVFTANDLVVYDIDLTGAADAMAAMKAIPDYNYNVRGLGNPSAGAPSGFSAPSSSGSGQGSCFITTACCTMIGLPDDCAELTTLRHFRDTVMAKSPEGRRDIARYYATAPAILAEIARRGAERDLLRLYFRYIVPSALAARLGLNALAWWTYRRMMQAMTARYLGALPG, from the coding sequence ATGCTGCATACGACGCGGCGCCGGTTTCTCGCGATGCTGAGCCTCACCGTCGCCGGTGTGCCGCTTGCCGCGCGTGCCCAGTTCGCGACCCACACCACCGAGATGCCGCCACCCGAAGGCATCACGGGCGACCCGAGCGCACCGGTCGTCCGCGACTATGGCAACTGGCATGTCGTATCGATCGCCAACGTCTCCAACGCGACGTTGCTGCCTGCTGCCACCCGAGTCGCCAGTGGCAGCAGGGATGGCATCCGCGGCTCGGCAGACCTGAAGCTGGAATATTTCTCCGGCAATAGCAGCTACGCCGGCAAGCTTTCGATCGGCCAGAACGGATCGCTTCTCGGCGGCTCCGAGACCCGTGTCGTCATCGACGGTCGCGAGGTCGATGCCTTCACCACCGCCGGCTCGGAAGATCGCGACCTCGCGACGTATTTCGGCGAAAATCTTGCGGGGCTCACGACGGCGTCGAATCTCAAGGTCGTGTTCACCGCGAACGACCTCGTCGTCTACGATATCGACCTCACCGGCGCGGCCGACGCGATGGCGGCGATGAAGGCGATCCCCGACTACAACTACAACGTCCGCGGCTTGGGCAACCCGTCGGCCGGCGCTCCCTCCGGCTTCTCGGCGCCCTCGAGTTCAGGCTCCGGCCAGGGCAGCTGCTTCATCACCACGGCATGCTGCACGATGATCGGCCTGCCCGACGACTGCGCCGAACTCACCACGCTCCGCCATTTCCGCGATACGGTCATGGCCAAGTCGCCGGAAGGCCGGCGCGACATTGCCCGCTATTACGCGACGGCGCCGGCTATCCTTGCCGAGATCGCGCGCCGCGGCGCGGAGCGCGACCTGCTTCGCCTCTACTTCCGCTACATCGTGCCGAGCGCGCTTGCGGCGCGCCTCGGCCTCAATGCGCTGGCCTGGTGGACCTATCGCCGGATGATGCAGGCGATGACCGCACGCTACCTCGGAGCCCTGCCCGGCTAG
- the glp gene encoding gephyrin-like molybdotransferase Glp, whose amino-acid sequence MADLLSVDDAIARIVAGAVPIDAETVPLDAADGRTLAAPLAALRTQPPFPASAMDGYAVRVADIAAPPVRLRLLGMSAAGAGFAGKVGPGDAVRIFTGAPVPEGADAILIQEDAEALETSAVVARAGVAAGRYVRPAGLDFKTGAVLLYAGRDLASRELALAAAMGHATLPVRRRPKIAIVSTGDELVPPGTMPTGDQIIAASAPGLAAYIRSIGGEPYDLGIVGDNLADTERAIDQAVSLPADILMTLGGASVGDHDLVGKALAARGMALDFWKIAMRPGKPLMFGRIGAMRVLGLPGNPVSSLVCALLFLAPLVDTLLGRPLRDRSEPAVLAVNIAANDHRQDYVRATLTQADDLPLVTPLPRQDSSQLSVLAAADCLLVRAVNAPAAKAGDACRIIRLR is encoded by the coding sequence ATGGCTGATCTCCTCTCCGTCGATGACGCCATCGCCCGCATCGTTGCGGGCGCGGTGCCGATCGATGCCGAGACCGTGCCGCTCGACGCCGCCGACGGCCGCACGCTCGCCGCGCCGCTCGCCGCGCTCCGCACCCAGCCCCCCTTCCCCGCCTCGGCCATGGACGGTTACGCCGTCCGCGTCGCCGATATCGCCGCGCCGCCGGTGCGGCTGCGTCTCCTCGGCATGTCCGCCGCCGGTGCCGGCTTCGCCGGTAAGGTCGGCCCGGGCGACGCCGTCCGCATCTTCACTGGCGCGCCGGTGCCGGAAGGCGCCGACGCCATCCTGATCCAGGAAGATGCCGAGGCACTGGAAACGAGCGCCGTCGTCGCCCGCGCCGGCGTCGCCGCCGGCCGCTACGTCCGCCCCGCCGGGCTCGATTTCAAGACCGGCGCCGTGCTGCTCTACGCCGGCCGCGACCTCGCCTCCCGCGAGCTGGCGCTCGCCGCCGCCATGGGCCACGCCACGCTGCCCGTCCGCCGCCGTCCCAAAATCGCGATCGTCTCCACCGGCGACGAACTGGTGCCGCCCGGCACGATGCCGACCGGCGACCAGATCATCGCCGCCAGCGCCCCGGGCCTTGCCGCGTACATCCGCTCCATCGGCGGCGAGCCCTATGATCTCGGCATCGTCGGCGACAACCTTGCCGACACGGAACGCGCCATCGATCAGGCGGTGTCGCTCCCCGCCGATATCCTGATGACGCTCGGCGGCGCCTCCGTCGGCGACCACGATCTGGTTGGCAAGGCGCTCGCCGCTCGCGGCATGGCGCTCGACTTCTGGAAGATCGCGATGCGCCCGGGCAAGCCGCTGATGTTCGGCCGCATCGGCGCGATGCGCGTCCTCGGCCTGCCTGGCAACCCGGTGTCGAGCCTCGTCTGCGCACTTCTCTTCCTCGCGCCGCTGGTCGACACCCTGCTCGGTCGCCCGCTCCGCGACCGCAGCGAGCCGGCGGTGCTCGCGGTGAACATCGCTGCCAACGACCACCGCCAGGATTATGTCCGGGCGACCCTGACGCAGGCCGACGACCTGCCGCTGGTCACGCCGCTGCCGCGGCAGGATTCGTCGCAACTATCGGTCCTGGCTGCCGCCGACTGCCTGCTTGTCCGCGCCGTGAACGCCCCGGCCGCGAAGGCCGGCGACGCCTGCCGGATCATCCGCCTCCGCTAA
- a CDS encoding AAA family ATPase translates to MKTTTVRLIEAAFETAVSSRLVEPVAIIGDAGVGKTTALTHIAGKRTKVAFVTVTPTNRRLKAMLAMAVAAFRIPTDAFYAADLASALEYNLEYLVADGWCLVVDEVQLLDAEAVFQLCKYTELFRLPLILAGNSHSLKRTRATASAIEQVRSRIGRWVIIDGVSADDIREFAIDANVEGREAHELLVRYGRQASLRELARLLDEARTFAGEGGSIRLAALHEALASIHGPKRTNEILNPKGD, encoded by the coding sequence GTGAAAACGACAACCGTGCGTCTCATCGAGGCGGCATTTGAGACGGCGGTTTCCTCTCGCCTGGTTGAGCCCGTCGCGATCATCGGCGATGCCGGCGTGGGGAAGACAACAGCGCTGACGCACATCGCCGGCAAGCGCACAAAGGTCGCATTCGTCACGGTCACTCCGACGAACCGGCGTCTCAAGGCGATGCTGGCGATGGCGGTTGCCGCGTTTCGGATACCAACCGACGCGTTCTACGCGGCCGATCTCGCAAGCGCCCTCGAATATAATCTTGAGTACCTGGTAGCGGATGGCTGGTGCCTCGTCGTGGATGAGGTGCAGCTCCTTGACGCCGAGGCGGTGTTTCAGCTCTGCAAATACACTGAGCTGTTCCGCCTCCCGCTGATCCTCGCCGGCAACAGCCATTCGCTGAAGCGCACACGCGCCACCGCGTCCGCGATCGAGCAAGTCCGTAGCCGCATTGGCAGATGGGTCATCATCGACGGCGTGAGCGCTGACGACATTCGCGAGTTCGCGATCGATGCCAACGTCGAGGGTCGCGAAGCGCACGAGCTGCTGGTCCGCTACGGGCGGCAAGCATCGTTACGCGAACTGGCCCGTCTCCTGGATGAGGCCCGCACGTTCGCCGGCGAAGGCGGCTCGATCCGACTTGCGGCTCTGCACGAGGCCTTGGCGTCAATTCATGGGCCTAAGCGCACGAACGAAATTCTCAACCCGAAGGGAGATTGA
- a CDS encoding phage tail length tape measure family protein — translation MTMRLSLIINGDATGAAKAANTAAAAIENVGKASVAGTRAIEAQSSAMSSRWQQAAGAAGVASQAFKLNSFQMQNMAFQMNDMATMLASGQSPFVMLMQQGMQISQIFGPGVGVAAALKGVGAALLSFVTNPLNLAVLAFAAAGGAASLLFRTIAGGSESASDALQRHEDLVKAVREQYQLAGGAAEDWGKKIAGVTLLQAQQDLDTQQRNFAAARGALAQSSLDFRGQVVGRPYAEELQALFNLNQQAARGAITIEAYRAKLDAIGTASSYEPVRRYAVQLQNASDNALAFSGRVQDAQKAIDALNGTMQKASGMDSLRAQLAGVSGQMSKGLQSRFEDAFTPRKSQDVPAPAKIGPPISLVDFGAATSAVSALNEKLSVGRDLVSGFVGGLRADAKAGVSAIDALGNAFGRLGDRLLDMALDQAIDGLFAKLAGSSSYMGGSILGGVGSAATGYAWGGLNAAGGMLRGPGTGTSDSIVARVSNGEFIVNAAATARHRPMLEAINNYPPLQRFADGGYVGADAAFGSGSARGGPPWKLEIVNESGSPVKDGGVRNEGGVNIQRIVIAAVTEDIQSGGSLARTIEGTYNMRRRTR, via the coding sequence ATGACCATGCGCCTCTCGCTTATCATCAATGGCGACGCCACCGGCGCAGCCAAGGCAGCTAACACGGCCGCCGCGGCGATTGAAAATGTTGGCAAGGCGTCGGTCGCTGGAACTCGCGCGATCGAGGCGCAATCGTCTGCGATGTCGTCACGCTGGCAACAGGCGGCGGGCGCCGCCGGTGTCGCAAGCCAGGCGTTCAAACTCAACTCCTTCCAGATGCAGAACATGGCGTTCCAGATGAACGACATGGCAACGATGCTTGCCAGCGGGCAAAGCCCGTTCGTCATGCTAATGCAGCAAGGGATGCAGATCAGCCAGATATTTGGACCAGGCGTCGGCGTTGCTGCGGCTCTAAAGGGAGTTGGTGCCGCGCTCCTCTCATTTGTCACCAATCCGCTGAACTTGGCGGTTCTGGCATTTGCCGCGGCCGGCGGCGCGGCCTCATTGCTGTTCCGAACGATCGCGGGAGGCAGCGAGAGTGCAAGCGATGCCCTTCAACGGCACGAGGATTTGGTCAAGGCGGTGCGTGAGCAGTACCAGCTCGCCGGTGGCGCAGCGGAAGACTGGGGTAAGAAGATCGCGGGCGTCACCCTGCTGCAGGCCCAGCAGGATTTGGACACCCAACAGCGTAACTTCGCGGCGGCGCGCGGCGCCCTCGCACAATCGTCACTCGACTTCCGGGGTCAGGTTGTCGGGCGACCTTACGCTGAGGAATTGCAGGCTCTATTTAATCTCAATCAACAAGCCGCCCGTGGTGCGATCACGATCGAAGCGTATCGCGCGAAACTCGACGCTATCGGTACGGCGTCGTCGTATGAGCCGGTGAGGCGCTACGCCGTTCAATTGCAGAACGCCAGCGACAATGCGCTGGCCTTTTCAGGTCGAGTGCAGGACGCGCAAAAGGCGATCGACGCTCTGAACGGCACGATGCAAAAAGCGTCCGGCATGGACAGTTTGCGCGCGCAGCTCGCAGGCGTCAGCGGCCAGATGTCAAAGGGTCTGCAGAGTCGTTTCGAAGATGCGTTTACGCCCCGTAAGTCACAGGATGTTCCTGCCCCCGCTAAGATTGGTCCGCCGATCTCACTCGTGGATTTCGGGGCTGCAACAAGCGCGGTATCGGCCTTGAACGAAAAGCTGAGCGTTGGCCGTGATCTCGTATCCGGCTTTGTTGGAGGGCTCCGTGCTGACGCAAAAGCCGGGGTGTCTGCGATCGACGCTCTCGGGAATGCTTTCGGTCGCCTTGGCGATCGTCTTTTGGACATGGCTCTCGATCAGGCGATCGACGGCCTCTTTGCCAAGCTGGCTGGGTCGTCTTCCTACATGGGCGGCTCGATACTCGGCGGCGTCGGATCGGCAGCAACAGGCTACGCGTGGGGCGGTTTAAACGCAGCTGGCGGGATGTTGAGAGGACCAGGGACGGGCACCTCGGATAGCATCGTTGCGCGCGTTTCGAACGGGGAGTTCATCGTCAATGCGGCGGCGACGGCGCGCCACCGGCCGATGCTCGAAGCAATCAACAATTATCCGCCCCTGCAGCGGTTCGCCGATGGCGGCTACGTTGGCGCGGACGCCGCGTTTGGCAGCGGTTCGGCACGTGGTGGGCCGCCTTGGAAACTTGAGATCGTCAACGAGAGCGGCTCGCCAGTGAAGGACGGGGGAGTGCGCAACGAAGGCGGCGTCAACATTCAACGTATCGTCATCGCTGCTGTCACGGAGGACATCCAGAGCGGTGGGAGTCTAGCCCGCACGATAGAGGGCACTTACAACATGCGGCGCCGCACTCGATGA
- a CDS encoding Mu-like prophage major head subunit gpT family protein → MIINKETLSALFTGFKTAFSIGVTSAPSVYREIAMVVPSNTREEIYGWLGQFPGVREWIGPRQIKNLSAHSFSIVNRLFESTIEVPRTDIEDDRLGVFAPIAQELGRAAADHPDQLVFSLLASGFTTKCYDGQSFFDTDHPVGLNGQSPVVSVSNFQDGAGPAWFLLDTTRAMKPIIYQERIPYKLTQLDDDSDKEVFLNDRFVYGTRGRSNVGFGLWQLAYASKAALTPANYEAARAAMATITGDEGRPLNVKPNILVVPSSLEGAAMRLLNNGTRIELVGDDDTPVAIQNEWAGTAKPIVTAWLG, encoded by the coding sequence ATGATCATCAATAAAGAGACTCTCAGCGCACTCTTCACGGGGTTTAAGACCGCCTTTAGCATTGGGGTGACTTCGGCGCCCTCGGTGTATCGCGAGATCGCGATGGTCGTGCCGTCTAATACTCGCGAAGAGATTTACGGCTGGCTCGGTCAGTTCCCTGGAGTGCGCGAGTGGATCGGGCCGCGCCAAATCAAGAATCTTTCGGCCCACAGTTTTTCCATCGTGAACCGTCTGTTCGAATCCACGATCGAAGTTCCGCGAACGGACATCGAAGACGACCGGCTTGGCGTCTTCGCGCCTATCGCTCAGGAACTCGGCAGGGCAGCCGCCGACCATCCCGACCAGTTGGTGTTCTCGCTGCTTGCGAGCGGCTTCACCACGAAGTGCTACGACGGCCAGAGCTTCTTCGATACCGACCATCCCGTTGGATTGAACGGCCAGTCGCCCGTTGTTTCCGTAAGCAACTTTCAGGATGGCGCCGGGCCGGCGTGGTTCCTTCTGGACACCACCCGCGCGATGAAGCCGATCATCTACCAGGAGCGCATCCCTTATAAACTCACCCAGCTCGACGACGACAGCGACAAGGAAGTGTTTCTCAACGATCGGTTCGTTTACGGCACTCGCGGACGCTCCAACGTTGGTTTCGGCCTGTGGCAGCTGGCCTATGCTTCGAAGGCCGCTCTGACGCCGGCAAACTATGAAGCGGCCCGTGCGGCGATGGCGACCATTACGGGCGATGAAGGGCGGCCGTTGAACGTGAAGCCAAACATTCTTGTCGTGCCGTCATCGCTGGAAGGTGCGGCGATGCGGCTGCTCAACAATGGCACCCGTATCGAGCTTGTCGGCGATGACGACACGCCGGTCGCAATTCAGAACGAGTGGGCGGGCACGGCCAAGCCGATCGTCACCGCCTGGTTGGGCTAG
- a CDS encoding regulatory protein GemA — translation MTVARAISGKQLALLHVAKSRLALDDGDYRAILASHGGGVESASDLDAAGFTMVMHRFAELGFQSTSAKRGFGSRAGMASPRQIGLIRKLWAEWSESAPQDEAAINRWLERHYAVSALRFLTAGAASKAITGLKAMAGRKQCKIGLRRASVGRADKSIAVKRV, via the coding sequence ATGACCGTGGCGCGCGCGATATCAGGTAAACAGCTGGCTCTCTTGCACGTTGCGAAGAGCCGGCTGGCTCTCGATGACGGCGACTATCGCGCGATCCTCGCAAGTCATGGTGGCGGGGTCGAGAGCGCCAGCGACCTTGATGCCGCCGGTTTCACGATGGTTATGCACCGCTTCGCCGAGCTGGGCTTTCAGTCCACTTCGGCGAAGCGGGGCTTTGGCTCCCGAGCAGGCATGGCGTCACCGCGACAGATCGGGTTGATCCGAAAGCTTTGGGCGGAGTGGTCAGAAAGCGCTCCGCAGGATGAGGCGGCAATCAATCGGTGGCTTGAACGGCACTATGCCGTCTCCGCACTCCGGTTCCTGACCGCAGGGGCGGCGAGCAAGGCAATTACCGGCCTCAAGGCGATGGCCGGCCGAAAGCAATGTAAAATCGGGCTTCGACGCGCCAGCGTCGGCCGGGCAGACAAAAGCATCGCCGTAAAACGGGTTTAA
- a CDS encoding helix-turn-helix domain-containing protein, with amino-acid sequence MARQRQPAISSRCVRITLAEIARVVGPSAADALLTARGGTRIYIPTVRRLESSHWLVGLLGQDEATKLCRNFSPYLGGYVNLQSRYSFHQFERWLAVRDMTRRGESARVIARHFGVTERTITRIRTRLREEKELP; translated from the coding sequence GTGGCGCGGCAACGCCAGCCGGCCATCAGCTCTAGATGCGTAAGGATCACCCTCGCCGAGATTGCGCGCGTCGTCGGTCCTTCCGCGGCCGACGCGCTTCTGACGGCTCGCGGTGGCACTCGCATTTACATCCCAACGGTGCGCCGCCTGGAGAGCAGTCATTGGCTGGTTGGCCTGCTCGGACAGGACGAAGCGACAAAGCTCTGCCGGAATTTCTCGCCCTACCTCGGGGGCTACGTGAATCTGCAGTCTCGCTATTCCTTCCATCAATTTGAACGTTGGCTGGCCGTGCGCGACATGACCCGACGTGGAGAGAGTGCGCGCGTGATCGCTCGCCACTTCGGCGTCACCGAACGGACCATTACGCGGATCAGAACGCGGCTACGCGAGGAAAAGGAATTGCCATGA